One Periplaneta americana isolate PAMFEO1 chromosome 8, P.americana_PAMFEO1_priV1, whole genome shotgun sequence genomic region harbors:
- the Usp30 gene encoding ubiquitin carboxyl-terminal hydrolase 30 homolog isoform X1, with protein sequence MYDIKRENLFLFATVTVALAIGAFILWGPTYRRKRKGQIVGLVNLGYTCFLNTLLQALASCPVVLDWFTRQINCKQDSLTLSLQNTLQVINGKEGSDDPYTPNDLIRSLLAQGWVIAPGEQDAHELFHVIVTTMEEETQQPFSKECSLYDALNDRPREIHSDTVQVRRSTFLLRATVSSLESCSWWQEAKFKGPLPFQGLFTSQLQCMSCKYKSPVHYATFYSLSLVLPQRISVGEFHTLQELIGHYVASRVVNDVCCDGCGRRDTDQVKSLNFGKLPACLCIHIARTTWEGEAFKRDDHIKFPEILTMDPYTYNNVIQKQLENAKMMIGDHPSSNGFVDLTSPTTKKRFKHLYLLRAVVVHKGGLLCGHFITYRRGIGEYYNSWYYTSDTEVRETTLQEVMEASAYMLFYTKLSSDAAPLIVN encoded by the exons gtCAGATTGTGGGATTGGTGAACTTAGGTTACACATGTTTCCTGAACACTTTACTACAAGCACTAGCATCTTGTCCTGTTGTTTTGGACTGGTTTACCAGACAAATTAATTGCAAACAGGACAGTTTAACTCTCTCACTACAGAATACACTTCAAG TAATAAACGGTAAAGAAGGGAGTGATGATCCTTATACTCCAAATGATTTGATACGGTCACTGTTAGCCCAAGGATGGGTTATAGCTCCCGGTGAACAAGATGCACATgagttatttcatgtaattgttacGACCATGGAAGAAGAGACACAGCAGCCATTCTCAAAG GAGTGTTCATTATATGACGCTTTGAATGACCGTCCTAGGGAGATTCATTCAGACACTGTCCAGGTCAGACGATCGACTTTTCTACTTAGAGCCACTGTATCTAGCCTTGAGAGCTGCAGTTGGTGGCAGGAAGCCAAATTTAAAGGCCCACTTCCTTTTCAAGGCCTATTTACAAGTCAGCTGCAATGTATGAGTTGTAAGTACAAG tCTCCAGTCCATTATGCCACATTCTACAGTTTGTCACTAGTCCTGCCACAAAGAATATCTGTTGGAGAGTTCCATACTCTTCAAGAACTGATTGGGCACTATGTAGCCAGCCGTGTAGTTAATGATGTATGCTGTGATGGTTGTGGTCGGCGTGACACAGACCAAGTGAAGAGCCTTAACTTTGGGAAG TTACCAGCTTGTCTCTGTATCCACATTGCTCGAACCACATGGGAAGGAGAAGCATTCAAACGAGATGATCATATAAAATTCCCTGAGATATTGACCATGGATCCCTACACATACAACAACGTTATACAG AAGCAGCTAGAAAATGCAAAAATGATGATTGGAGATCACCCATCCAGCAACGGATTTGTGGACTTAACTtcaccaacaacgaaaaaaag ATTCAAACATCTCTATCTGTTGCGAGCCGTAGTGGTCCATAAAGGTGGTTTGCTTTGTGGGCATTTTATTACATACAGAAGAGGAATTGGAGAGTATTACAACAG ttGGTACTACACATCAGATACTGAAGTACGAGAGACAACACTGCAGGAAGTAATGGAAGCAAGTGCCTACATGTTGTTCTATACGAAACTATCAAGTGATGCTGCTCCTCTAATTGTGAATTAG
- the Usp30 gene encoding ubiquitin carboxyl-terminal hydrolase 30 homolog isoform X2, with amino-acid sequence MYDIKRENLFLFATVTVALAIGAFILWGPTYRRKRKGQIVGLVNLGYTCFLNTLLQALASCPVVLDWFTRQINCKQDSLTLSLQNTLQVINGKEGSDDPYTPNDLIRSLLAQGWVIAPGEQDAHELFHVIVTTMEEETQQPFSKECSLYDALNDRPREIHSDTVQVRRSTFLLRATVSSLESCSWWQEAKFKGPLPFQGLFTSQLQCMSCKYKLPACLCIHIARTTWEGEAFKRDDHIKFPEILTMDPYTYNNVIQKQLENAKMMIGDHPSSNGFVDLTSPTTKKRFKHLYLLRAVVVHKGGLLCGHFITYRRGIGEYYNSWYYTSDTEVRETTLQEVMEASAYMLFYTKLSSDAAPLIVN; translated from the exons gtCAGATTGTGGGATTGGTGAACTTAGGTTACACATGTTTCCTGAACACTTTACTACAAGCACTAGCATCTTGTCCTGTTGTTTTGGACTGGTTTACCAGACAAATTAATTGCAAACAGGACAGTTTAACTCTCTCACTACAGAATACACTTCAAG TAATAAACGGTAAAGAAGGGAGTGATGATCCTTATACTCCAAATGATTTGATACGGTCACTGTTAGCCCAAGGATGGGTTATAGCTCCCGGTGAACAAGATGCACATgagttatttcatgtaattgttacGACCATGGAAGAAGAGACACAGCAGCCATTCTCAAAG GAGTGTTCATTATATGACGCTTTGAATGACCGTCCTAGGGAGATTCATTCAGACACTGTCCAGGTCAGACGATCGACTTTTCTACTTAGAGCCACTGTATCTAGCCTTGAGAGCTGCAGTTGGTGGCAGGAAGCCAAATTTAAAGGCCCACTTCCTTTTCAAGGCCTATTTACAAGTCAGCTGCAATGTATGAGTTGTAAGTACAAG TTACCAGCTTGTCTCTGTATCCACATTGCTCGAACCACATGGGAAGGAGAAGCATTCAAACGAGATGATCATATAAAATTCCCTGAGATATTGACCATGGATCCCTACACATACAACAACGTTATACAG AAGCAGCTAGAAAATGCAAAAATGATGATTGGAGATCACCCATCCAGCAACGGATTTGTGGACTTAACTtcaccaacaacgaaaaaaag ATTCAAACATCTCTATCTGTTGCGAGCCGTAGTGGTCCATAAAGGTGGTTTGCTTTGTGGGCATTTTATTACATACAGAAGAGGAATTGGAGAGTATTACAACAG ttGGTACTACACATCAGATACTGAAGTACGAGAGACAACACTGCAGGAAGTAATGGAAGCAAGTGCCTACATGTTGTTCTATACGAAACTATCAAGTGATGCTGCTCCTCTAATTGTGAATTAG